One Rosa chinensis cultivar Old Blush chromosome 5, RchiOBHm-V2, whole genome shotgun sequence genomic region harbors:
- the LOC121049010 gene encoding origin of replication complex subunit 3-like: MIQVDLLEFHKTLQCSCCRRSDNIPLPSMPDTSIMYTLAQEHGDLINLHDWFQSFKTIVIQYSRKGTSKLEKSPLKKRKEKNESENKS; encoded by the exons ATGATTCAAGTGGATCTTTTGGAGTTTCATAAAACCCTACAATGCAGTTGCTGCAGGAGGAGTGACAACATACCATTGCCATCAATGCCTGATACCTCTATTAT GTACACTCTGGCTCAGGAGCATGGCGATCTTATCAATCTTCATGACTGGTTCCAGTCTTTCAAAACCATTGTCATTCAGTACAGCAGAAAGGGGACAAGCAAACTGGAAAAGTCCCCActtaagaaaagaaaggaaaagaatgaATCTGAAAACAAGA GTTGA
- the LOC121049247 gene encoding secreted RxLR effector protein 161-like, which yields MEICANGEVPMSKGDKLTKNQCPKMDIEKTEMESIPHARLVGSLMYAQVCTRPDLSFAVGMLSRFQSNLGHEHWTAGKKVRRYLQRTKYHMLVYKRVKKLELVGFTDSDFAGNYPTSMKSTCGNVYMLAGGAVAWKTMKQSLIATSTM from the coding sequence ATGGAAATCTGTGCTAATGGTGAAGTTCCAATGTCTAAGGGAGATAAACTAACCAAGAATCAGTGTCCTAAAATGGATATTGAGAAAACTGAGATGGAGTCAATACCACATGCTAGGCTGGTAGGGAGTttgatgtatgcacaagtctgtacaaggccagacttgtcttttgcagttggAATGTTATCCAGGTTTCAGTCAAATCTTGGACATGAGCATTGGACAGCTGGTAAGAAGGTTCGAAGATACCTGCAAAGGACCAAATACCATATGCTTGTGTATAAACGTGTGAAAAAGCTAGAATTAGTTGGCTTTACAGATTCAGATTTTGCTGGGAATTATCCCACGTCTATGAAGTCAACCTGTGGCAATGTTTATATGCTAGCAGGTGGTGCAGTAGCTTGGAAAACAATGAAACAGTCATTGATAGCTACTTCCACCATGTAG
- the LOC112166301 gene encoding protein disulfide isomerase-like 1-4: MASRLVLVFTLSALLLLSSRPALCKDAAVDDDDEDLSFLEEPTEQQGHGQDAAPHYPDPDEFDADNYDDADDFSDFDEGDQEAYKEPEVDEKDVVVLKGANFSETIKKNRFVLVEFYAPWCGHCQALAPEYAAAATELKGGDVVLAKIDATEENELSQEYDVQGFPTIFFFSDGVHKPYTGQRTKEAIVTWIKKKTGPGISNVTTVEDAERILTSETKFVVGFLNSLVGPESDELAAASRLEDDVNFYQTVDPKVAKLFHIDSEAKRPAVVLIKKEDEKLSYFAGKFDKSAIAEFVFANKLPLVVTFTRENAPSIFESEIKKQLLLFATSTDSKKVLPEFVEAAKLFKGKLIFVFVETDNEDVGKPVSDYFGITGDAPTVLAYTGNDDARKFILDKEATLANIKAFGEDFLEDKLKAFYKSDPIPETNDGDVKIVVGNNFDDIVLDESKDVLLEIYAPWCGHCQSLEPTYNKLAKHLRGIESIVIAKMDGTTNEHPRAKADGFPTLLFFPAGNKSFDPITVDADRTVVAFYKFLKKHASIPFKLQKPTSTTKSEESDANLSQESSKNDLKDEL, translated from the exons ATGGCGAGTCGACTCGTTCTCGTGTTCACACTCAGCGCCCTGCTCCTCCTCTCCTCCCGCCCAGCTCTCTGCAAGGACGCCGCcgtcgacgacgacgacgaggaTCTCAGCTTCCTCGAAGAGCCGACCGAGCAGCAGGGCCACGGCCAAGACGCCGCGCCGCACTATCCAGATCCGGACGAATTCGACGCCGATAACTACGACGACGCCGACGACTTCTCCGATTTCGACGAGGGCGATCAGGAGGCGTACAAGGAGCCCGAGGTCGACGAGAAGGACGTCGTCGTTTTGAAGGGGGCGAACTTCAGCGAGACGATTAAGAAGAACAGGTTCGTCCTGGTTGAGTTCTACGCGCCGTGGTGCGGACACTGCCAGGCCTTGGCTCCGGAGTACGCGGCGGCCGCGACGGAGCTCAAGGGCGGAGATGTAGTTTTGGCCAAAATTGATGCGACGGAGGAGAACGAGTTGTCTCAGGAGTATGATGTGCAGGGTTTCCCgactatcttcttcttcagcgACGGTGTTCACAAGCCTTATACAGGGCAAAGGACCAA AGAGGCTATTGTTACCTGGATCAAGAAGAAGACGGGACCTGGTATCTCTAACGTGACCACAGTGGAGGATGCAGAGCGCATTTTGACTTCTGAAACTAAATTCGTTGTGGGATTCCTCAACTCTTTGGTG GGTCCTGAGAGTGATGAGCTTGCTGCTGCTTCAAGACTTGAGGATGATGTCAACTTCTACCAAACAGTGGATCCAAAGGTGGCAAAACTTTTCCATATTGACTCTGAGGCCAAACGCCCAGCGGTGGTCCTGATAAAGAAAGAGGATGAGAAGCTGAGCTATTTCg CCGGTAAATTCGACAAGTCTGCAATTGCGGAGTTTGTCTTTGCAAACAAGCTTCCTTTGGTTGTCACATTTACTAGGGAGAATGCCCCTTCCATTTTTGAAAGTGAAATAAAGAAACAG CTGTTGCTCTTTGCCACTTCAACCGACTCAAAGAAGGTTCTCCCAGAGTTTGTAGAGGCAGCAAAGTTATTCAAAGGAAAG CTTATCTTTGTATTTGTGGAAACGGATAACGAAGATGTCGGAAAGCCAGTTTCAGATTATTTTGGTATCACTGGTGATGCTCCAacg GTTCTCGCATACACCGGAAATGATGATGCTAGGAAGTTTATTCTTGATAAAGAAGCAACCTTGGCTAACATAAAG GCTTTTGGGGAGGACTTCCTTGAGGATAAACTTAAAGCTTTCTATAAGTCAGACCCGATCCCGGAGACT AATGATGGAGATGTGAAAATAGTGGTTGGAAATAACTTTGATGATATTGTCTTGGATGAGTCGAAGGATGTTCTTCTCGAG ATTTATGCACCCTGGTGCGGGCATTGCCAATCTCTGGAACCAACCTACAACAAGCTTGCCAAACATCTACGAGGCATTGAGTCTATTGTTATAGCCAAGATGGACGGAACCACAAATGAGCATCCCAGGGCAAAG GCTGATGGGTTCCCTACACTTCTATTCTTCCCAGCTGGAAACAAGAGCTTTGATCCT ATTACAGTAGATGCTGACCGTACAGTGGTGGCGTTCTACAAGTTCCTCAAGAAACATGCATCAATCCCTTTCAAGCTCCAAAAGCCAACTTCAACTACAAAATCCGAGGaatctgatgctaacttgagcCAGGAGAGCAGCAAAAACGATTTGAAGGATGAATTGTGA
- the LOC112165806 gene encoding proline-rich receptor-like protein kinase PERK1 — protein MASLLHFFLLAFLLLQLTASSSSPTPSPQPDSDSPSPSSDSPSPSNAPQISVPPSPSDSPANSPNSASPPAPPTSDSPSPLPDSASDAPAPAPGASDVNHSDINSGGGPKTASSDGGMSAGKKAGIGLGVIVGVGLVGLGAVVYKRRQDNIRRSQYGYAARREML, from the coding sequence atGGCGAGCCTCCTCCACTTCTTCCTCCTGGCCTTCCTCCTTCTCCAACTCactgcttcttcatcttcaccaaCTCCATCTCCCCAGCCAGATTCCGATTCACCGTCTCCCTCCTCCGATTCACCCTCACCCTCCAATGCCCCGCAGATTTCAGTACCTCCGTCTCCCTCTGACTCTCCGGCGAACTCGCCGAATTCCGCTTCACCTCCTGCCCCGCCGACCTCCGATTCTCCCTCGCCGCTCCCGGATTCCGCTTCGGATGCTCCCGCGCCGGCGCCAGGTGCCAGCGACGTCAACCACAGCGATATCAACTCTGGCGGAGGACCTAAAACGGCGTCGTCCGACGGAGGGATGAGTGCGGGGAAGAAGGCCGGGATCGGACTCGGAGTCATCGTCGGGGTTGGGTTGGTCGGACTCGGAGCGGTTGTGTACAAGAGGCGCCAGGATAACATTCGCAGATCTCAGTACGGTTACGCCGCCAGGAGAGAGATGCTCTGA